The genome window AAAGTGGAGATGCCCTGATTCAGATCAGGTGTAGCTGTCTTACAGTGTGCTGAGTGGTCTGCATCTGCATACTCATTCAAACAACTCCAGATTCTTAGACTCTCCTTGCAGAGCATTACATATTGCTGTCAATCAGCGTCCTGTTACCAAAcccctccgcctcctcctccttctcctcctctgtgtgcaCTAAAACCAGGAGGAAATCATGTATTCATGAAACCCGGAATCTAAAACCAGTATTTCtaactgattctgattcacaGCAATGAGACGGTATTATTAGACACACAACTATGCCCTAATGGGGCAACATTTTCATTCCCAATTTGAGATTGCAAACACAGCTCTCACTCTCATTTCCATAGCAGCTACAGTGTCTCAGCTGGGTAAGGCTATGGCTGTCACtttttgcaaacatttgcaGAACACAGCTGTGTGACATTGTGGGTCGTGTAGATGATACATTCTGTAGAAGGTTGGCTATTAGACAGTACACGTAATTACACACATCTTTGACAAAGTGATGGAGTACCAAGCGTGAATCATGGAGTTTCATAAGCCCTCTTGAGCCCTGCTGCAGCTACATGGCAGATTTACACTGATAATGTTTGTGAGAGATAATTAGACATTGAGTTATTACTGAACCACTGACAGTCATTCTGTCTTAGGAGGATCATGGATCAGCTCATCTGTCTGATGATGAGATTCTTGGAAACCACTCAGTCCTTTGATGTAACCTGATGCAATGAATCCAGTTGCCCACAGTAGAGCATTTTACTTCAGCCATTTATTTTCAGACTTGATGCAACAGACTTTAATTCCCAAGTACGCCTGATCCTACTTCTTCTATAATGCAACTCCAAAGCATCTTTCGTTAGATTTCTCTTACATGGTAAAATCCTGCTTCTTGCAAATCTTTCATTTCTGTTACTTATTAATAATCTATAAAACCAAGGGAGATAACCCTGATCTCCCTTCAGATGAAATCATACAACTGCTTTCACATCCATGGTGTGGgatgaattgaattgaatggGTCAAATTGCTGGTGTTTCCCCTTTTAAtcagacattttaaacacaaaggaGACAGTTTCATGATGCTACAGTGATAGCAGTAGGAAACAAGTGAGTTATTTGTCTTTATCCCCGGTGGACCATGAGAGAACACTGAGGTGAGTGCTTGCAGAATTATGCATGAGAACTGTTCTGGGAGCAATGACACAAATATGATAACCACACTGCAGATTGTAAACTGCATAAAGAATTGTATAACTTGTGGATGAAGTTTAATGAACGGACAATTCTGTATAggatattgtttatttttccttttgctaACACAACCCATGAAATGACCAATCCTAAACTGCATGTAGCCTGATTTACCttattttttctgtacattggagctgcagaaaaaaaggaaaaaaacatcactaTCTCTCTGTTGGACTggtgtttctttatttccagAAACATAGGCATTGTTTTTGATTCGTATAAATCTTTCGCTCGCAGTCCTGCTTTACCTTTTAGATAATGGTTCTCCTTATTGCCTGGAAATAACTTTTTGAGAAAAGGGTACCCGTTATGTCCGGAACTAACTTTTTAGATTAGGGTCCCCCCTTGGATACAAAGTATAGTATGTGAAAGATGTTGTGACAAAAGTAATGGTATTGAAAGTGGGGGATTTTGAAACACTATAGTATACTATGTCTATAAAAGACCTAACATAAACAAAATTATGAAACAGATACTAGTCATAGTATGTTATGTTTTATGTCATTAAATTCATCCTAAAAAGTCATAATATAGTTGGCTGATAAACTAAGCTGAGCATCATCCTGCTGCAGTCTCTTTTTTCCCTAAGGATTTTGTAGGGGAATAAAATGTCCTGTCATTTGCTTCAGTGGAGTAAATCAGCAGCCCtatattgaaaaatgtaaaatatcagTGACTGTCAAGCAAAATGCAGAAATCTCTGATGAATATCCTAgtgaatacatattttttcaaattaaatgtaccCAAACAATCAGTTAAGGTGTACAAACAAAGCGacattcatttctattttcagCAGTTAGCTGTTCAAGAAGTTGTTGTTGCCTTAAGAATATTTCAGGCATGATATATAATCCAAAACTTGCAGGCGATGAGGGAGACAGTGAGTGAGCCATGTCGCTCTTCACACAAAAGCTATTCTGTTTTGCTCTCAAACAGAACTCCGACTCTGTGGGTGGAGAAAATCAATCTAGTCAACCTAGAGAGAGAAGGAATGAGAACTGTGAGAGGCTTTGATTATTGTGATGGACTTATGTCAGCTCTGCGAAAGCCACTTCATACGTGTCCGCTGTTTATcaaatcagaaatgtattttgcatCTTAACTTTTCCGGCACTCGTGGCTGCCTGAAAGAAATTAGCAGAGGCCCACTGGTCCCTCAGATTAACaagaatttgacattttaataaatagaagatttaaaaaaaaaaattaatttaATTGCAGCTGTCAAGAGGAAGAGCTTCACTGAGTCAACAGAGCTGTCCGAGACAGATAGCTTCTGTCCGCCCGGCTGAGGAAAGACAACAGTATTAACAGAAGCGGCAGATAAAACAGGATTTACATTTCCTGTGTGATGTATTTCAGACTAGACTTTCAGTATAACTCCAAACAAATCCTTTTCCCCCCAGACCCTGAGTGCTTAGTCAATGTTCCTCTaaaggaaaataatacaaataggaaacctgaaaatgagcgttATTACgcttactgtgacatgtttacatgctttaatgttcagaaagctctttattctcctcaaactgcctgtactgcagcacctctttttaccctctgtctgaaaccagagccaaatctgctctgattggttagctggcatgCTCTGTTAGGATTGGTCAACCggccccttagcttatcacatTGAATGTGCAGGATCACAAGCCAATTCGAAGCGCAATTGtaacgtagtgatgtcaccatgtggTGGAACTATACAGGATAGGGAAAACGTATAATAGCGCCTCTTTAACATGTGGCAGGGAATTGTGTAATAGCTAGCACCTGTACTTTTTAGCTAGAAGTTGCAAAAGTATTGGTTGCCTTGAAAGGTGAATACATGGATCTGGTGACACAGAAGAAGCTTATGATTACAAATACTGCAAATAATTATGGCTTAATGTTTCAGGTCCAGTGTAGGAATTAGCCTATAACCACTTTAACAAACAAACTACTTTTTGTCAGTCACATCCCATTTTGAGTTTCAATTACACCTATGTGCTCAGTAGATGGTGCTGCTTATCTCTGGAAAAGGGTCTATCTTTTCCCCCATCACATTGCACATATTCAGtatgtgaaaacaaaatcagCCATGATGCCACGGAGTTGTAACAATTTTAGAAGTCAGAAAAGCCTAAAGGTTATCTTcaaagttttgttttattcaatagGTGCAAAAGAAGAACTGCAGCAGCGTCTACAGATAGCGTCACCGAGTCTTCCTCACATAATACAAGCGATACGATAACTGTGTTAAATCCGAACCAAATGGAAACGCAGTCGGCTACAAACCCAAAAATTTACAGTATTCTTATTCGGCCGAGCATAATCAGCATGAACACTACTTTGCATATAATGCCAGCAGGTTACATAAGATTCAGACACTTGaattgcattttcttttcaacgGGATTGGCACTCTGGCGTATTAATGATTAAGGATACTCAAATCACACACTCGAGACATCTTATTCTTAACACCAAGTTTTTATTCAGCTGCAGATAAACCATTTCTGTTTGGAtgtataacaaaacaaaaatacattaatttgcacatgaaaaaaaaagccttttaagCTTTGTTGACATCTggttatgttttcattttcagaaaacCAAACAATACCAACataagatgttttcttttttaatgtatttcttccACTGACTGCACATCTACAGTTGGATACAAACAAGTGACATCATGTGAAGGATGCCATCTAGCATACAAAAGAGAAAGGCAACATTTGGGGGTGCTTTGCGGTTTTGGTTCTGCTGATTGCCGTCACCCCGCAATGTGTGATGAGGTTTTTGGTAAATGTGTACCTCTGTATCACTGGAGTGTGGGGGTGTAGAATGTCAGTGATGCAGCGGTAAAGGTTGGATGATGTCAGTCATTTTGACTGTGGCTCAGGACTCGCCTCTGCTGTGGCTTCAGCCTCTTGATGCATTTTGCTGAGGTGTTTGACAAGGCTCTCCAGTTGAGGGTTTCCCCCAAGCTTCTCGATGAGGTGGTACACTTCTATCTCCAGGTCGCGCAGGGTCTGTCGGGTGTAGGCGAAAGAGCCCACCTTTTCCAGGTAGTCCACACAGTAGCGTTTGATGTCCATGTTCTCCGTGCGCTGCCTCAGGATGTTCTGCACCTGTGTGCTCTCGGGACGCGACCAAATGGCATGGATGGTTGGGAAAGAGAACTTGCCCTCTGTGAGGTCCTCGCAGAAGCTCTTGTTCTCGCTGTACTCGCGAGAGCTCAGGTTGGCGTAATCGTCGCGGATCTGGAAGAAGAGGCCCAGTGTGTCTAGGAGAGGCTTCAGGTCCTGTTTCCAGTCGGAGAAGAGCTGCATCAGGCCCACGGCCAGGCCAAAGAGCCCTCCAGTTTTCTGCAGCACCATGTTGCGGTACTCCTGCTCAGTGGGACAGGTGTAGGTGTCCCTCCAGTGGATGTCGAGCCCCTGACCGCggtgcagctccagcagctgctgggTAAACACTTGGACAGCCTCGGGGTGCTCCAGGGTCAGCACCTTCTCCAGGCCCAGGAAGTAGACGTAGTTGGCTGAGTTGATAACGGAGGGGATGCCGTAGATGCTGTGGGCCACTGGGAAGCCTCGCCGCAGCGTGGAGCTGTCCTCGATGTCATCTATGAGCAGGCTGGCGTTGTGCAGCATCTCTGTCACCTCGATGATCCCCTGAGTATGACACAAACATACCAATCTAAAATTACCAATCCAACATTTGAGAATGATTGTGTAATCAAATCAACTCTACCATGTTAATATCATTCACTTTTGTATCTACTTACTTTCAGGAACTGTTACAATGATGCTTACGCCGAGAAAACTCTACATCATCTCTTGACCAGTAACAGGTTCTCAGGAGCTTTCTGTGTAAATTATGCATTACAACGTGTTTACAGCAGAGGGTGCCATGTCTACACTGTTGCTTGAACTGATCTAGTTGGAGTCAGCAGACATAACTGTTGTTGCTGAAACAAACCAGGCAGTCAGTCACAGAGAATGAAGACTTACACTCCAGACTGGAGCGGTTCAGATTCAGAGACTTGAAGCAGTGCTCTCTACtcttaaaataatcaaataaatgtgtctaaGAGAGAGCAGCGGTGGCTTTGGCAGGTGAGAGGAAATGTAATCACCTGGTTAAGCAGCTACAAGTGACACTACATGACTTAGTGCAGGTTTACCTCTAAAGATAAACAGATGTGTACTGGTAATAGAAATACATTGACCAGCTCTAACTGCTTCAATACAGTCTGACTCGAAGTTAGTAAGCAGCCATGGTAAACGTCCCCTGCCCATTAGGTGGATGCCTTTCCTGATAACACAAAATATCTGTGTTGTCAATGTTTGACCCAAAACAGGGGAGTTGCCATCAGGCGTTTGCTGTACTGAGCTGCTGGAGTGGTCTACTGATTTAAAGACAAGTGGTGTGGCCTGGTAGTGAAAGCTGTTTATGTGGGGCTGGGAGCACAAAGAGAGGCTCAGTGGGTCAGGCAGATGGCCAGAGCTGGGCCTGTTGAGCGGTTTATCTGCCAAACACAACCTTTCCTTCGGCAGGAACCCGGACAGTCGCTCACCCTGCAACCTCAGTGTGCCACTTACAAGAGCAGGGGGGGGTTGTGGGTAAAAGCTACAATGAATGCACACATGGAGAAAATGGAACATACAGACTGTTGTCTGTATGAATAACTATTCAATATTCCATGTCTTATATAACTGTACTTATCAAACTCACAAGCACCAGAAATATTCAAGTGTTGGACTTAAAAGTGTCTCCACGGAAACAAATTAGTCAGAATGTTGCTGTATAATGCCGCCATTTAAGTGCCTTCACTACTCTGCGAGTTTTCATTGATTATCCGCAGAGGTTACTGATGCAGAAACTCATCCTGTTTGCCAAGGCAACAATCAGTGATCCAGTATGAAATCCCATCTACTTCACAACAAACAAGTGCGCTGAGTCCAATATATTGAGAGAAAATAACTCTGAGGTCAGTTGTGTGTAGCCTGTGTCTCTCAGGTATGTGTGCTGGTTGGCACCGCCAGCAAAACCTCTGAGTCACACTGCAGGCGTGATGAAGTCAGCCAAGGTTTTAACATGGTCACCCCACATGATCACACACGCGCCTActtgtgtgtgtcattcagaAATGCTTCCCCATTCATCTAGAGAAACAGGCTTAGTGTGCAAATGtaattgttcaaatgtattgcATGTGTCCTAGTACAGATTTTTGTAAAATGCGCAACAAACCAAAGTATAATCATAATCTGGGATTTTTATCTTGTGGGTTTTGAATGTTGTTTgttgctgctgtgtgtctgccAATTGTCCTCCTCAATGGTTTTATATTGCTTTCTAATGCTGTGTGGGGAAGCCAATTTCCCACAATGTAGATAATGAAGCTTGTAAATGATTAACTCGTTTACGATACAGAGTTGTCCTGTAGGGTGTTTTTGACACCTACTCATCTGACACAAACACTACTGCCatggtgtattttttttcttcccactTTTATGAAATCAAACAGCTGAGCTTGAGTGCTATTTCAAGAAGGGcataattacattaaatgaGTGTGGCTACTACTTAGGCTGTCAGGTATTAAATAGATCAAGAGATGAGATGTGTCAAACTACTGCTGTTAAACCGATTCCTGGGGAAACCCTTGTGTGATTAAACTCTCCGGCAGTTATGAGTTGCTCTGTATCGTATTTGTATGCTAATCGCAATCCAGTTCCTCGTTATTTTCTCACGGAGGCAGCTTCATTATAGCCACTCTGCATCAgtcacacaatttaaaaaacccacaatAAATCTCTAAGCCTGAGGCAGGAGATAGTCTCAAGACAGCTTACTTTTCCTACACTATCACAGAGAACAGGAGGAAGCCTAAAGGTCGCCATTCAACAGAGGGAACTTCCCAAGCCTCTACCACCTACTCTGTACTACACTGTAGAGAAGGACATACAGTATGGGGGTTTGATAAAAAATTCATTGCCAAATGAACGAGAGTGTGCCACTGTCATTGCCTCCATCTATCTGTAGGCATGGTTTGTTTCCATGGCGGCGCCTTCTTGGCAGTGGCGTGCTAATGATGACGAGAGGAGCTCAGTCTGCATGATGGGTTCAGCAGGAGTTTACAGAGCTGCTACATGAAGTGCAAAAGGGGGAGCCAGAGGGAGCCATAGAGCCCTGCTCAAACACAAAACTCTAAGGTAACATGTCATTGTAGCCTCAAGAAGCATATGTAAAcgtgtctttaaaatgtcagcattCATTCACTCGAAGACATGCAACCCAGCGTCGCAGTGTGAAAGCTGTGATTAAATATATCTCGACTGACAAAAATTGTAAGATGGATGAGTTGTTATATTTAACAATTACTCAGAAGGGACTGACAACTTTATTACTCAcgcttttttcatttttttgtgaaattgaGGCCTGATACATCATTAGATAGGGGGAAGACTTTTATTGTGCACTAGGAGATGAAACTACCACAGGAGACAACAGTGTGACCTCTGCTGCAGCATTAGGATTCCTCTAAATGGGGATGTCTTATAAAACATTCAGGACAAAGTGAGACCTGTTGAATACAAAATCTAATGACAGCGGACAGGCTGAGCAAAGGCGAAGGGCATTATATAGTTTCCTCACTGGATACTATTCAGTTCAATAGTTCAGTAGTGTTCCCTTTAATTGACCTGGTCTCCCTACTCCCTGctcaataaaaccaaaatggcTAATTTGAAATTAATGACAGAAGAAAAGCAGGAATGCCAATCAGCCAGCGATCAGTACACAACTTTTTTATCAATATTATCTATAGTTTTTCTCTGCATTGTGATATGTTATGGCCATATTCTTTTTGTAACGTGTTcgtttattatatttttttaccacAGAGGTCTGGAAACGTGGTAAAGGACTGAGCCTTAAAGCAGTCAAACCTCACATATTTACAAATGACTGTATCACAAAAATCTGCAGCTCTAATAAGCTTTTGCCAGTCTTAAGCGTCTTGACTCGATTTATTGCACCCGTCTTAAGTGCACAGTTTAACCTCACCTCAGTCTTAAACTAGTTTGCAACAGCAGTAAAAAGCATGTAGCAATATTCAGAAAGAAATACGGTGTATTACCAAGCCACAGACAGACTTTGAAACTAGCTGAACATCTAGCAAGTGAGAACATGTCGTAAGAGCTTTAATAGGGCAAACAAAATGCATCCAACTTAAACAATTAATGACATCAGCAATAGGGGAAAGCTGCAGGTCAAACAAGTAGGGAAAACGatagcttttctgtttttcaaaagCACAGCCAACCTTTTTAAATTTCATTCCACTTGAGTCTCAGCTGAGTAACAACATGGTGTTATACATTATGGATGCTCTAAGATCTATATCCCAGCTTTCCATTAAAATtcagaaaagaaacaacactcTGGTtgcattacaaaataaattgccTTTACAGAAAAAGCACACCATCATTTTACATTCTTAAAGCATTCTGAGTGAATCTGAACAATGTGAATGTTAAAAGGCTCGGACGGCTGATTACTCACCTGCAGTTTGCCCTCTGGAACATTCAGCCAGTGGTTAAATGCTTGGGATAGTTTTGACCTCACCTGCTTTCCTGAGGAAGAGAGCGGAAAACAAAAGTTAGGGTTTCAAAACTTAAAGAAGTGTGCAAAGAGAAAGGATAGCTTTTAAATGCATCTTATAACTTTTGTTACAAATCATTAGCTCCCTATGCTAACTTATGTCTGTGATAATTGAGTTGCACACTTTGTTGAACTCTAAAAAAGTAGCAGGTGGGTGGTAGCTACATATTCCAAGAGAAACCAgacttaaaaaggaaaacaacaagacaTAAAAAGCCTTTGTGCAACCAGTTATCTGCAAAATGACTAAATCAagatgacatttttatttataaatattttttagttAAACCTGCAGGTTGGATAGAGCACAATTACTTTGTTTAGACAGCAGTTGGGAAGGGATGTGacctttgttttctgttcttcaaacagcaggCTTAAGggttgtttctttctttcttaacGGTTTGGAACCTGTTTCCAGCTGAGTGCTTACGCCACAATCCAAACAGTGCCGGGGgattatcatttttaaacacaacCTATAGATATGTTAGCCAAACTATGAAAAAATACCAAGGTTCAAAACATAGCAATGCcatatttctttaataaaaacgtTTCTTgctaaacattaaaatatatgttcCCTTATGAGCTTTAATGACAGTGACACTGCTAAAAAATGAATCATCCCAGCCAACAGAAACCCTTAGGACCTGTCCTATTTACCCAAAATGTAATTCTGGCGTTAGGTTAGTCACTTCTCTacttgcaaaaaataaataaagacggTCTCCAAAACAGCAGCTGAGGAGCGCATGGTCAAGATAGAAAAAATTgatgttaaaaacacatttggaagaCTTAACAGCAATGCATATCTCCAGAAACCATGACCTTGTTACTCAAGATAATCCATAGTCCTTATGTTGAGCAATTTCATgtagaaacaaaaagaaaacatgataaTTGGCATTATATATCCGCCATctgctttcaaaataattgCCATTGGCCACAGAAAAATCCAAAGGTAGAAAgtagtaaaaagaaaatacaatagtACATAAACTGCTCACCATATGGATAATCTACACTCTAGAGTATTCAGGTCATTGTGACATTGCTGtttagcttttaatgtttttgggCACTTTAAGCACCTTGAACTGATGTCAAATAGTTATATTATATTGGAAAGAAGGAAGACATCTCTTTGTCCAATATCTCCAACACTCAGCagcagttttttatttgaatgtttgacTGTAGAATCAACAGTTCAACCATGAACAAATTTGTCATATTGCTGCATTCAAATATCTTCCACAGCTATTACTGACGTGGACACTCACCCGGTAATTGCAACAAGTACTTGTAGGGTTCCAGCAGAATTCGCTCTGATGTAGCTTCCGAGTCACAATCCATTGTTTAAAGTTTTCACAGATCTAtatttcaagattcaagattcaagaagctaTTGGAGTAAAGgtcaataaaaatgttaataatatcCGGACATTATTTAGCTCTAAAAGTTAAAAGGCTTGGTCAATATAGAAACATAACTAGTGATCatcaaaactaaaacatctTCATAAACTGTACAACATTTCAGCAGTATTGCATTTCCGTTAAAGAGACTTTGCATTAGAAAATAAGACCTAATGTTGTatcaaattatattatttactcattattgtttttgaaaatcTGACACCCTAGCATATAGATGGATACTAGTTAATTACACATTAACATGAATTATTCATAGACAGaattgttgaaaaataaaatgctactAGAGCTGTTAAATCCACCTACCTTTCCTGCTGCCTGTCAGTGTAATGACTGGTGTCCTGTTAAACCAGGATGCTAGTTAGCTGGATTTAGCAGGCTAACATAAACACGCACGTAACCGCTgagcttttctttctttctttatcaaaataaaaacgtCCAAATCAACGCAAGTCGACTCATACACAGACGAGGTGACTGTCACAAGCACGCCACTCTTTTATATCACGTTAAGGTCCGTGTGTTACTGGATTATTCAGAGGGTGCTATGCTAAACCACTGGTGTTCTTGCTACTAACGGAGTGGGAACTCTTGCCTTGACAAGACAAGCTAGTTTCGATGTTACAGAGCAGGCGCAGAGAAGGTGGGGGCTGCAACAACATGGGTTCCTTATATGTTTAAGTTTTATTTGTACATTGCACAGTCAAAGCTTCCAGCTAGGGGGAagtcaaaaaacacacatacgtCTAGACGGCACTATCAATAACATATATTAAACATACATGTGTTCGAAAACTTGGTTTTGTAGTTTTTAGTCGTTTTTAAAACGGATTACTTCGTACACCATACCGTGGGTATTTTTCTCCAAGATCAGCCAATCACGTGCTGCTAAGGCGTTTCCCTTCGCTGTGCAATCCAATAGACAAGCGTATAATTTGTGAGAGGCGGGGTTAATGTGCCCGTCAATCATTCTCAGGAGGCGGGGGAAAGGGATCACAGAAAGAGCTAGGCTAGGGGAGCTACTCAACAAGGCAAACAGCAGTGATCTGCGAAGACGACTTTTACCCATCCGCATCTAACATCAACTAGAGACCAACGGACGACGTTAGAATCGGTCTGATTTATTACATAAATGTTCCTATGGATTACTAATTCACTTCCGTCGAAAAACAGAGGTGTTTCTCAATTTGACAGCATAGGTAAGACTGCTTTTGTTCGGCCAGCCATCgttattttgaacattttactAGCTTGCTTCCCCACTGCTACCAATCCAACCTTGACGTTAGCTAACTTGTTAACTAAAGCTGTGATGTGTTTAAGGGATCTTTGGGAATGAATGAATTAAGCGACTGGACAGCAAAAAAGATGACGGCCGAGattacacaaaaacaacttgTTCAGCTCGATAACAAAGTTGTTCTGTAGCCATCCAAATAAAGACGATGAGCACAGTGAAAGGTTATGCTACTCCGGGGTTGAATAGTTTCCAGCCTGCTGGACAAGCGTCGGAGTGTTGTGTTGTGGAGGAATCCTTGTCGTCGAGCAGCGCCTGTCATGGTGTTCACTAATAGCCGTCAAAAGTGATATTACATGAAGCCATCGACCTGGATAAGCTTGACATCGTTGCAGGGTGTGATTTGTCGATCAGCGACTAAACGCTGTAGTTTAACAGGTAAATCGCATTGTCAGTGGTTTCTTTTGTGCCGCGAGTATGATTAGCTTATCACGATTGACTTTTCCAGTGTAGGTTGGACCAGATGGTATACCTTGTATCAAGGAACTCACCCATTTGATCAGTTAAATGACCAGCTGCGATGTGGACTCATTTCCCTCTGCTGTAGAATACTTATAtcgatgctgtgtgtgtgtgtgtgtgtgtgcgtgaccAGTATTTTGCACATTTCCGTAACAAAATCCCCGCTGACAAACTGTCTGCACAGAAGAGGTTTAAATGGGCTCACGCTTTAGATAAACACGCAGCCAGGTTTTATGGCAGGAGGGAAGAGTATTGAAGCTCGGGCTATTTGTGTGCATTGTTTTGGTGGTGGTCTATCGTTCATTTGCAGCGGCTGGTTTAGCAAATTGTCTGGGGCGGGTGACATTGTATCCTCCGCGATCATTCACTGCGACCAATAGCCACACATCAGGGCTGCGACCTTGTCTTCTgttataacaataaaatattgtaGGTAATAATTGCAATGTTGCTGCGTTACAAGTCTTCCTCGAGCTTGACCTTGTTGCGAACCGTTTCGTCGACTTGTTTCTTTGTCAGACGCAACCTTACTCAGTGAACAGTCAGCGAAATGCCAGACCAGCCGataaagagaacattttgtGAAGAGAGAAAGTGACTTTTTGAATGGCTGCACGGCTGGTGCTTACTTTATTCAACTCAACGCTGCCATTAGGACACATGTTTAACGGGACATATCTATTACAGGATGGTTTGGTGGTTATGTCGCGAGTGTTATTATCGCGTTGTATTCGCTGTCGAGTGCACTCTCCGCAGAGAGCACCGAGACAAGGGGGAGACGCGAAAACGAAAATGAACGGCCAGGGGGcagtttttctgtaaaaacCAAGAAATTCGTCTCCGAAACAGCAATGGCTCTAGTCTGGGTAGGTGAATGGCGACCACCGTTCCTGCGATTTCCAGTGTT of Eleginops maclovinus isolate JMC-PN-2008 ecotype Puerto Natales chromosome 22, JC_Emac_rtc_rv5, whole genome shotgun sequence contains these proteins:
- the ggps1 gene encoding geranylgeranyl pyrophosphate synthase: MDCDSEATSERILLEPYKYLLQLPGKQVRSKLSQAFNHWLNVPEGKLQGIIEVTEMLHNASLLIDDIEDSSTLRRGFPVAHSIYGIPSVINSANYVYFLGLEKVLTLEHPEAVQVFTQQLLELHRGQGLDIHWRDTYTCPTEQEYRNMVLQKTGGLFGLAVGLMQLFSDWKQDLKPLLDTLGLFFQIRDDYANLSSREYSENKSFCEDLTEGKFSFPTIHAIWSRPESTQVQNILRQRTENMDIKRYCVDYLEKVGSFAYTRQTLRDLEIEVYHLIEKLGGNPQLESLVKHLSKMHQEAEATAEASPEPQSK